The nucleotide window GAGAATGAGTTCTCCTGCGTGGAACCTCCTAAGGTAGGCCCAGATGAGGAGCAGGCCGAGCAGACCGCCGAGAACCGGGTAGATGGCGCTTCTCGGATTGAAACTCGGGACGAGGTGAAATCCCTCCACCCTGCCATCCTTCACGGCCACGCTCACAGTGTAGCTCCCCCTCTCCGCGGTGACGCGGTAGTAGTAGATCGTGTAGTCGCCTTTCCTCTCGACCTTTTCGAGGCTGTACCCCCTGATCTCCCCGTACTGTCCCACCATCTCGGCCCGGACCGCGCTTAGGGTCTTCTCCACGATGTCGCTTCTCATAGCGGGGCTGAGGTACGGCTCGACTATCGAGTAGTTTCCGGTCTTCCAGGCTTCCATCATCGCGTCCTGCGGCGTCAGTGCCGAGACGTAGCCCAGGAAAAGCAGGAAAACGAGAAAAGCCAAATACCTCATCTGCATCACTCCGGCTCGACCCTGACGGCCGTTCCGTAGGCGTAGACCTCGGCCATCCTCTGGCCAACGTTCGAGGTCATGAAGCGCACTCCAATTACGGCGTTTGCGCCCATCTCCTCCGCGCTCTGTATCATCCTCTGCAGGGCTATTTCCCTCGCCTGGGCCATCATCTCGGTGTACTCCTTGACTTCACCCCCGACGAGGTTTCTGAGCCCTGCTAAGATGTCCCTGCCAAGGTGAGTTGCCATGACGACCCCGCCCCTGGCGAGGCCCTTGACCTCAACAATTCGGTAGCCCGGAATCTTTTCGGTCGTGACGACTATCATACCATCGCCCCCATACCTCGAAGTTCGAGGTATTGTTGAGAAAAACTCCCTAAAAACTTTGCGCCGGAAAAGAAAAGAAGGGATCAGGCCTTGTGGTAGTAGATGGTGTAGGTCATCGGGTCGTCGTAGACCTCCTGCGGGGCGACGGAGTAGAAGTATTTCCAGCTCCAGGCCCCG belongs to Thermococcus sp. AM4 and includes:
- a CDS encoding YbjQ family protein, which codes for MIVVTTEKIPGYRIVEVKGLARGGVVMATHLGRDILAGLRNLVGGEVKEYTEMMAQAREIALQRMIQSAEEMGANAVIGVRFMTSNVGQRMAEVYAYGTAVRVEPE